A window of Patescibacteria group bacterium genomic DNA:
TTATTGATATCGGGGCAATGCGGACAAGCTTGGTGGTTTACGCCCGGAATTCAATTCTTTTTACGGTGAGCGTGCCGATTTCCGGCGAGAAAATAACGAAAGATATTTCTGCCAGTTTAGATATTAAAAAAGACCAGGCCGAAAAAGCTAAAATAATCTGCGGATTAGATGAAACTAAGGCCGGCGGAATAATAAACAAAGTTTTGGCCGGAACGATTAATGATTTAAATGGAAGAATTAAAGAAGTTTTGGAATTTTACGGCAGCCATTTTCCCCAGTATGGGCCGATAAGCGAAATAGTGCTTTGCGGCGGCGGAGCCAACATAAAAAATATAGACAAAATAATCAGCGATTTTTTTTCTATAAAAGTGATTAAGGGCGATGCCTTGGTTAACTTGGGCGGAGCCAGAGACAATTTTTTGAAATTACTTTCCGAGACTTATAGCCTGGATGCAGGGCTGCCCGAAGGAAAGAACAAGGGCGGAGGCGGGAATTTGTCTATTACCCAGGATTCAAGTTCAACTTTTGCCACCGCCATTGGCCTGGCCTTGCGGAGCATATTTATTGACAGAGTATGATACCCTACAAATTACGGATACCTTACGAATATACGAATTTTATTAAAACAAGTTTATCCAGTATTCGTGCATTCGCGCTAATTCGTAATTCGTAGTAATTACAATCCGGCGAACGAAATTATCTTCTTAATTTAATTTCGGTCAAATAAATCACGAGATGTAAGTTTCTAGAATATGTTAACCCTTAACCTGGTTTCCCAGGAACTAAAACAAGAAATAAAACTAAGGCATGTATATAGCCTGCTCAAAAGGGCTGATTATATTCTTATTATAATCACGATTTTTATTGCTGTTATTATGCTGGTGGCGAGGGTAATTTTACAGAATAATTTTAATAGAATAGTGGAAGAAACGACCCTTATTATCAGGGAGAGCCAGGGGCAAAATTCCAAGATTCGGGAAATAAATACCCGCCTGTCTTTTGTGGAAAAAATTCAGGATGATTTTATTCCTTGGTCATTCCTCTTTAAGGATTTGGGCGACCACACCAATAATGATATTAATTTTTCCTTAATAAAATTGAGCCAGGAGAAAAAAGAGATAGAATTAAAGGGGATGGCCAAAACGCGCGATAGTTTGCTGGCGCTCAGGGATGGTCTTGAAAAATCGGCTATTTTTTATGACCTGGATTTTCCCATGAGAAATATTTTAGAAAAAAATAATATTGATTTTGAGATAAAAGCGAAGTTAAATTTGGAAAATATCGGGGAAAGATAAAAAATTAAAAAATTATGGAGATTAAGAATTTGGTAAAATTAGATTTGAAGAAGAGAATAATTATAAGCCTCGTCGTATTTTTTGTATTTATTTTTTCCATCATTTATTTCATTATTTTGCCCTCGATAAAAGATATAAGAAATATGAAAACCGAGATTGAATTGCAGCGGTTGGATTTGGAAAGAAGATATATAAAAGGCCAAAGTTTGAG
This region includes:
- the pilM gene encoding type IV pilus assembly protein PilM gives rise to the protein MLFLKNSNYPLGLDISDLSLKLVQLDKAGGKIKIQALGKINVPEGLIVEGEIKKQEEVADLIRKLINKPRYGKASSDVVVACLPETKTFVKLIEVEKTPNDLADVIETEIEKHVPLSIDEIYYDWQIIEEQENVQLVLIGAAPKKIVNQYTDLLDKAKLSVEALEIEPVSLCRSLLAEESLGFKGEFNKNYAIIDIGAMRTSLVVYARNSILFTVSVPISGEKITKDISASLDIKKDQAEKAKIICGLDETKAGGIINKVLAGTINDLNGRIKEVLEFYGSHFPQYGPISEIVLCGGGANIKNIDKIISDFFSIKVIKGDALVNLGGARDNFLKLLSETYSLDAGLPEGKNKGGGGNLSITQDSSSTFATAIGLALRSIFIDRV